Proteins encoded by one window of Arabidopsis thaliana chromosome 2, partial sequence:
- a CDS encoding hydroxyproline-rich glycoprotein family protein (hydroxyproline-rich glycoprotein family protein; FUNCTIONS IN: zinc ion binding, nucleic acid binding; INVOLVED IN: biological_process unknown; LOCATED IN: nucleus, intracellular, spliceosomal complex; EXPRESSED IN: 22 plant structures; EXPRESSED DURING: 13 growth stages; CONTAINS InterPro DOMAIN/s: Zinc finger, C2H2-like (InterPro:IPR015880), Zinc finger, U1-type (InterPro:IPR003604), Zinc finger, C2H2-type matrin (InterPro:IPR000690); Has 18078 Blast hits to 8181 proteins in 576 species: Archae - 26; Bacteria - 1885; Metazoa - 7255; Fungi - 1800; Plants - 3678; Viruses - 906; Other Eukaryotes - 2528 (source: NCBI BLink).), producing the protein MDREWGSKPGSGGAASGQNEAIDRRERLRRLALETIDLAKDPYFMRNHLGSYECKLCLTLHNNEGNYLAHTQGKRHQTNLAKRAAREAKDAPTKPQPLKRNVSVRRTVKIGRPGYRVTKQYDPELQQRSLLFQIEYPEIEDNIKPRHRFMSSYEQKVQPYDKSYQYLLFAAEPYEIIAFKVPSTEVDKSTPKFFSHWDPDSKMFTLQVYFKPTKPEPNKPQSAVGANGLPPPPPPPPHQAQPPPPPPSGLFPPPPPPMANNGFRPMPPAGGFGHPNM; encoded by the exons ATGGATAGAGAATGGGGTTCCAAGCCTGGTAGTGGCGGCGCCGCCTCCGGCCAAAACGAGGCCATAGATCGCCGTGAGCGTCTCCGTCGTCTTGCTCTTGAAACCATAGACCTTGCTAAAGATCCGTATTTCATGCGAAATCATCTTGGAAG CTATGAGTGTAAACTATGTCTAACACTGCATAACAATGAAGGAAACTACTTGGCACATACTCAAGGTAAGAGGCATCAGACAAACTTGGCAAAGAGAGCTGCTCGAGAGGCTAAGGATGCTCCTACTAAGCCGCAGCCACTCAAGCGCAATGTCTCAGTTCGCAGAACAG TTAAAATTGGTAGACCAGGGTACCGGGTTACAAAACAGTATGATCCCGAGCTGCAACAAAGATCTCTTCTGTTCCAG ATTGAATATCCTGAGATAGAGGACAACATAAAGCCAAGACATCGTTTCATGTCATCTTATGAGCAG aAAGTTCAACCTTATGACAAGAGCTATCAATACCTTCTATTTGCAGCCGAACCATATGAAATCATAGCTTTCaag GTTCCTAGCACAGAGGTTGATAAATCAACCCCAAAGTTTTTCTCTCACTGGGATCCAGACTCCAAGATGTTTACA CTGCAGGTGTATTTCAAGCCTACCAAGCCAGAACCAAACAAGCCTCAGTCAGCTGTTGGAGCAAATGGTCttccaccgccaccaccacccCCGCCTCATCAAGCTCaaccgccaccaccacctccatctGGTTTATTCccaccgccaccacctccAATGGCTAACAATGGTTTTAGGCCCATGCCACCAGCTGGAGGTTTCGGACATCCTAACATGTGA